The Episyrphus balteatus chromosome 3, idEpiBalt1.1, whole genome shotgun sequence genome segment CGACTAATTACGGAggatgatttttgaaaaattcttgtaACCAACCCAAatgagataaaaatttgaaaactgcCATATAAGCTTTTAACATTTATGCCTGTAAGGTTCCACTGAATGGGTCGCGAACAAGAAACTAGTttagagaaaaatttaaattccctTCGATTGAAACTCATGATAGCTTTTAAAATTCCGGgcgaacaaaaaaattcgggTGGAAAAATGTCCATGTGAAACTCAGGATTGGGCTGATTTGGAATTTAAATAGACACAAGCGTCTTAAGTTTTCTTGCAACAACCCACATACGTAACAAGTACACAAATGCTCtgacacttttttaaaataatgttataGTTGGAAAGAATGAAAGTGCTCATTTTTTCCAGTATCATATTAGTAACAAATTGCCATCACGTGGAATGTTTTGCAttcggaatatttttgttcgcatTGAATTTTAAAAGGTATCGCCATTTTCACTCGaagggaatttacattttccgcTAAACTAGTTTCTTGTTCGACACCAAAATTTAAGAGTGCGAAGAGCTACCTATGTGCTACCACGCATATGTACTacctgaaaaaaagttaaaaatatcgaGATATGtccgaacgtgaacaacttttcgtCCGGAACTCACAATAGGCGGAACTCACAATAGGTAAGACGCAATCTAGAATTAATGCATAAAATATTTCCAAACTCACAGGTTGGATTGCAaacattaattgttttttttttttgccaaagctATTTTCAGTTCCCTTTTATTCAATTATTTGATCTTGTAGCATGGAAATGCATTTTTGGTGAGTTTTGATATTTATATATGACCCTGCGGATTGCTTtaccaaacaaaaatacatttattgtCTTTTAATTGCTATTGGCCTCTATAAAGGTGCCAGCCGTGCATTTAAGAATTCataaacacatacaaaaatatctacGAAAAAGATACTACAAGTATGCTGATGAGTTGTTCCGTTCAGGTGCAAAGTGCGACAAGTAGAAACACGGGATACTTCATCTTAAAACTGGGCGAATTTAACTGCAAATCAATATTTCATATACGGCTAGctcaagtgtttttttaatatcttctgGGCGTGTAGTGAATATTTCAtaactaaaaaatcaaaaagaaaactaCCTGCACAAATTTTATCTGTTTGCAATaaatactacaaaaaataaaaaaaagccaactgaaagaataaaaataaaataaaaaaaaaaaaacaaatacatttatATAATGTAAACGACGTTAAAAtatcatatatatatttaagcaaaaaaataataatgtaaacATAAACCTTACAAATTAAACAGATTGTTATGatgatttaatgattttttttttttgcaaatggtTAGAGATTATAAAATAGAAAGGAGagataatttatattttgtttcgttttgtttgatgttttttttttttaataattattaataatatATACTTAAACAattcttaaagaaaaacttataaTCGAAATGATATGTTACACAAAAAAGTCTTCTAATGATTTTATCAACAATTTACAtagaggaaacaaaaaaaaaaataaggaaaaataagagtcaaattcaatttttaaaataacaaatcacACACAGAATTATAATTTATAGTTctgtggacaaaaaaaaaacagaggctCACTCATGGAAATTAATCTTCTGTctaagacaaaaaaattaaaaaacaaaaaaaaaataataatacaataaGATAATCTCAATGAATATATGCATCGAATAATGTGGTAAAGCTTGtgagtaataataataataattatttaaatataattaaaaactgGTCAACAATGATGATTATTATTATATCGTTCCAGTGAACTCTCGACTCCTTCGCACTCACATACCACAATCGCTCGCAGCTGACTGTTTCTGCAGATCGAATCGTGCATAAAAGAGCAAATAGGGGGTAATGGTGATCTTTCGAGTTGGAGAGAGCAGTTCCTCAAACTCACGCTGCGTCATAGCCTTGATCTTATCATCATCGCACATATACCAAATCGGTTCGGCATTGCTGGAGGAAGTTGACTTGGATCGTCCAGTGCTTCCATAGCCTAACATATAGCTGTAGCTACTGTTGTTGTGGGATCCATTCATTGACTGACATTGACTGCTTTCATCGACTAGATCAGACCAGCCACCATTTGTAGTCGGCCCATTACTGTAGCTATTCGAGGAGGAGGAGTAGCTTGAACTGCGGCTGCTATTGGTTCGCAATCGTGATGCACAGCAGTCGACACTGTGACATGTGGTGTTCACGCTTAGCTTCTCTATGCCATTTGTGATGGACTTATTCGGTTGGCCATTGAGATTTTTCATATTGCTCTTTGACATGTCGCCACTGCTTGACGCCTTGTTCCGTCCGAACTTGATTTTCTTAATTAGTCCGGTGCTCGTCGATAGGGAAGACGATGAGGAAGGTGGTGGCCGTGCTGGGGCAGCAGCCGCACTCGAACTATTTGGGGAACCATTGCAAGTCTGATGACGACGTTTGTCCTTGGGACAATTAATATAGTCACTTGCCCAGTCGAGCGAGCATGTGTAGGCTATGTAATGTCCAACGGACATTGTAGCCCCAACATGCGTAATCACACTGTACAGCCGATAGGCGTGGAGTTTATTATTCGAGTCCTTTTGCTCACATTTAGCACAAAAGCACTGCATGGTGAACGGTGTTGGTATATAGCTATTGATCTTCTCCATGCCACCGGAGAATCGACTTAGTTGAATGACCAGTAATCGGGGCAGGACCTCGTACGATATTGAACGGATAGCCTCCGTGTAGCCAGTGCATTGTTCACAGCGGTATTTGTTCTTGTCACGGAAATACTCGCGGGTAATGCAagcattctaaaaaaaaaacatatcaattaaaacccattttaaaaattacctGGTTTAAAATTTACCTGAATAAATGAATTGGAAGTTTCAGTGTAACCCGATATGGGAACAGGTACAGCAATGTCGATCATAGTCTCTTTCTGCTCAGTTACTGTTTCACAGCTTAAGCACTTCGTTGTCGACACTGTCATGCCTTCAAAGTCTTctgtaaaaaaatccaaacctaatttttttatcttttcggCTAGTCGCTCTTTATCCTTAATTGGCATCAGTTCATCATCTCCAGATGGtgatgaatttttcaaatcatttttttcacttccaGAATTTGCAAATACACCAGTGTTGTTAGTTGTAACTGCATTTGGTTGTTGTTGGgaatgttgttgttgctgtaattgttgttgttgcacaTTATCTTTGAGTGGCGACTGTAGTCgttggtttttaaaatttttaacttcatCTTTTCGTTTGGGTTTACGTGTGAAAAATGATGTTTTAATGatgtttgttgtatttttacttGAAGATGATGTATTATTGCTGTTGctattgttgttattgttgacaCTGCTGTTATGGTTAATGTGGTTTTGTTCTGGAGAAGAGTCTGATACATGTTCTGGAAGACTAACGCAActggaaagatttaaaaaaagaaaacaaatattggaagttttgtttttaaaaagtcaattattttaaaagttaaatattttttaagatac includes the following:
- the LOC129915521 gene encoding ubiquitin carboxyl-terminal hydrolase 1, with the protein product MSIIVTKPKDEEEHLPTEQLITSSLNSIKTQQTEPKRTSSQLISSDFKQKKALLSLKHTAQAAKTFKCKNILTLSNSNQKNNFIPENTEDNAQSSFVDEISIVTEAESSLSSSSKQNGERHALRSLNKIPSFFRRRKTYGVSDTIKENCLVPGAYTNDHSEEGSSSVIKKTVELKIPRTTSKLSLSFNPLAESHSNGGGGGIKRQADTTLSSTSEAVKPKKLRIMSMYDRQYPQSDDRPISNGYQSRTQSSAGHNDDNNVLTNANNYYSSSATLTSGANGGSNAILHAPSMASLCNIGNTCYLNSVVYTLRFAPLFLHNLHHLVVDLANIQQNIGKHRGKSSSLGRNVSGMHMENARSWSSKDLASLENYGGQCETQKSSQQVATEKLHELYKSLHHNEISETTEPFHADTFLHAIQEVSAIFEGNQQQDAHEFLMCILDSIRETCQSLIKAISDCPDVIVNGCVSLPEHVSDSSPEQNHINHNSSVNNNNNSNSNNTSSSSKNTTNIIKTSFFTRKPKRKDEVKNFKNQRLQSPLKDNVQQQQLQQQQHSQQQPNAVTTNNTGVFANSGSEKNDLKNSSPSGDDELMPIKDKERLAEKIKKLGLDFFTEDFEGMTVSTTKCLSCETVTEQKETMIDIAVPVPISGYTETSNSFIQNACITREYFRDKNKYRCEQCTGYTEAIRSISYEVLPRLLVIQLSRFSGGMEKINSYIPTPFTMQCFCAKCEQKDSNNKLHAYRLYSVITHVGATMSVGHYIAYTCSLDWASDYINCPKDKRRHQTCNGSPNSSSAAAAPARPPPSSSSSLSTSTGLIKKIKFGRNKASSSGDMSKSNMKNLNGQPNKSITNGIEKLSVNTTCHSVDCCASRLRTNSSRSSSYSSSSNSYSNGPTTNGGWSDLVDESSQCQSMNGSHNNSSYSYMLGYGSTGRSKSTSSSNAEPIWYMCDDDKIKAMTQREFEELLSPTRKITITPYLLFYARFDLQKQSAASDCGM